One window of Acipenser ruthenus chromosome 52, fAciRut3.2 maternal haplotype, whole genome shotgun sequence genomic DNA carries:
- the LOC117965748 gene encoding E3 ubiquitin-protein ligase TRIM47-like isoform X2, which produces MASKVWSEDRFSCSVCLEILKDPVAIPCGHSYCMGCIKNYWDQTDHTGVYSCPQCRKTFTPRPDLCRNTMLAELVEELKKTGLNPPPAQSYAGPGDVPCDVCTGRKFKAVKSCLTCLASYCETHVKPHYEGAAFKRHKLINAIGNLEQKLCAEHQKVLEGFCRTDQTCICWLCAEEEHKGHDIVSAGTGKQKQLGETQTEIQQRIQERLKEIEELKQAVETLKRSACIEIKESEKIFTELIRSIEKIHTEVIELIGANEKAAVNQAEGRMKKLEQEIAELRRRNAELKQLSETEDHIHFLQNFQSLCAPPEAGDLPSVTVNTDISFGAVRKAVSELKDHIEDFCKGELVKITTTGWCETDSFGREFSNRPWLEEGHDLQDINKDLLQIVGYMNIAAGRMVNGGGSREEGGGSREEGAWKREEATGRRKHGRRSRKEGAGNTEEGLMKQGGGSREEGVMCGWSRQ; this is translated from the exons atggcttcaaaAGTATGGTCAGAGGATCggtttagctgttcagtgtgtctggagatattgaaggacccagtcgctattccatgtggacacagttactgtatggggtgtattaagaactactgggatcagactgatcatacaggtgtctacagctgcccccagtgcagaaagacctttaccccaaggcctgatctgtgcagaaacaccatgctggccgAACTTGTGGaggaattaaagaagacaggactcaatcctcctcctgctcaaagttatgctggacctggagatgtgccgtgtgatgtctgcactgggagaaagttcaaagctgtgaaatcctgtttgacgtgcctggcctcttactgtgaaacacacgtcaagccacactatgagggggctgctttcaagaggcacaagctgatcaatgcaattggaaatctggagcagaagctttgtgctgaacaccagaaggttttggaggGGTTCTGCAGAAcagatcagacgtgtatttgttGGCTGTGTGCAGAGGAGGAACACAAGGGTCATGATATAGTCTCAGCTGGGActgggaaacag aagcagctgggagagacacagacagaaatacaacagagaatccaggagagactcaAAGAAATTGAAGaactgaaacaggctgtggagacactgaaa agatctgcatgcatagaaataaaggaaagtgagaagatctttactgagctgatccgatccattgagaagatccacactgaggttattgagctgattggagctaacgagaaggctgcagtgaatcaggctgaaggacgcatgaagaaactggagcaggagattgctgagctaaggaggagaaacgctgagctgaaacagctttcagagacagaggatcacatccattttctacag aatttccagtctctctgtgcccctcctgaagctggagacttacccagcgttactgtcaatacagacatctcttttggggctgtgaggaaagctgtatctgaacttaaagaccatattgaggatttctgcaagggggaattagtcaaaataaccacaacaggttggtgtgaaacaGATTCATTTGGTAGAGaattctcaaatagaccatggcttgaggaggggcatgacttgcaagacattaataaagacctcttgcagattgttggctatatgaatattgcagcagGGAGGATGGtaaatggaggagggagcagggaggagggaggagggagcagggaggagggagcatggaagaGAGAGGAGGCAACAGGGAGG